Proteins encoded in a region of the Stieleria neptunia genome:
- a CDS encoding tetratricopeptide repeat protein, with amino-acid sequence MNRYTIPTCLIALSLVVYVQTMGFEFVALDDAEYVSRNPNVQNGINPADMSWALTTTRMGNWHPLVWWSFQLDSQLYGNGPFGFHLTNVILHTLSVVILFVALKTLGLRDALATAVAVLFCVHPLNVESVAWIAERKGTLSTLFWMLGMLAYGNYARKPSQRRMGVVCLCMLAGLMSKPSLLTFPFAMMLLDRWPLRRLRLTRSDDGPHQHDAIDDVLLDRNALGGREMIGMARSVIEKSPLFALTAVFSLIAHAAQSSAGAVASLDHVSLTDRLLQIPCVYVLYLWQLVMPLNLTVAQLPPAAGIPLWAALLSSVALIGVSIYACRQLTRTPLVFVGWFWFLGTLFPTSGIVPIGIQWMADRYTYVPSIGIFLLLGSACILAADRLAISRQKAVAFGVAITVVLCVLSIIQTNHWRDSKTLLGHVLSVHPDNHLAHSNLAAIAIIEGDYRVALGHAEAAVNEGSPSVQTRNNLALCLAKLGRTRDAIDLFEKVIATDPAFAEAYLNLGNLLRRVDVGRAELCFRKAVELNPDYAEAHNNLGGMLALRDRDEARKHLEISLELWPENPDVHSNLGNLDARAGNYESAVGHYRDALALNPDHAIARQNLKVVTELRSVESPPR; translated from the coding sequence TTGAACCGCTACACCATCCCCACCTGCCTGATCGCGTTGTCCCTGGTCGTCTACGTACAAACGATGGGATTCGAGTTTGTAGCGTTGGACGACGCAGAATACGTCAGCCGCAATCCGAACGTCCAAAATGGGATCAACCCGGCCGACATGAGTTGGGCGTTGACGACGACGCGGATGGGGAATTGGCATCCGCTGGTGTGGTGGTCGTTTCAGCTGGATTCGCAGCTGTATGGAAATGGTCCGTTCGGGTTTCATTTGACCAATGTGATCTTGCACACCCTTTCGGTCGTCATCTTGTTCGTCGCGCTCAAGACGTTGGGACTGCGAGACGCGTTGGCGACAGCGGTCGCGGTGTTGTTTTGTGTCCACCCGCTGAACGTGGAGTCGGTGGCGTGGATCGCGGAACGCAAGGGTACGCTCAGCACGCTGTTCTGGATGCTCGGGATGCTCGCTTACGGCAACTACGCGCGCAAGCCGAGTCAGCGACGGATGGGCGTGGTGTGTTTGTGCATGTTGGCGGGGCTGATGTCCAAGCCGTCGCTGCTAACGTTCCCGTTCGCAATGATGTTGCTTGATCGATGGCCGCTGCGACGACTTCGGCTCACTCGATCGGATGATGGTCCGCATCAACATGATGCGATCGACGACGTTTTGCTTGATCGTAACGCCTTGGGCGGCCGAGAAATGATCGGCATGGCTCGCAGCGTGATCGAAAAGTCGCCGCTGTTCGCCCTAACCGCCGTGTTCTCTTTGATTGCCCATGCGGCCCAAAGTAGTGCGGGGGCGGTTGCGTCTTTGGATCATGTCTCACTCACAGATCGGCTGTTGCAGATCCCCTGCGTTTATGTGTTGTACTTATGGCAGCTGGTGATGCCGTTGAACTTGACGGTGGCACAACTGCCGCCGGCTGCCGGCATTCCTCTTTGGGCCGCACTGTTGTCCTCCGTCGCCCTGATCGGGGTCTCGATCTACGCTTGCCGTCAATTGACGCGCACTCCGCTGGTTTTTGTCGGCTGGTTCTGGTTTCTCGGGACACTGTTTCCCACATCGGGAATCGTTCCGATCGGCATTCAGTGGATGGCGGATCGCTACACCTACGTCCCGAGCATCGGCATCTTCCTGCTCCTGGGTTCGGCATGCATCTTGGCAGCTGATCGACTTGCGATTTCAAGGCAGAAAGCCGTTGCGTTTGGCGTCGCGATCACCGTCGTTTTGTGCGTCTTGTCGATCATTCAAACAAATCATTGGCGAGATTCGAAAACGCTATTGGGGCACGTCTTAAGCGTGCATCCGGACAATCATTTGGCGCACTCGAATCTGGCGGCGATCGCGATCATCGAAGGGGACTATCGCGTCGCGTTGGGGCATGCCGAAGCGGCGGTCAATGAAGGGTCTCCGTCCGTGCAAACAAGAAACAACCTCGCCTTGTGCCTGGCAAAACTTGGCCGGACCCGCGACGCGATCGACTTATTTGAGAAAGTGATTGCAACCGACCCTGCGTTCGCCGAAGCCTACCTGAACCTGGGGAATCTGCTGCGGCGCGTTGATGTCGGACGTGCAGAACTGTGCTTTCGCAAAGCCGTGGAACTGAATCCGGACTATGCGGAGGCGCACAATAACCTGGGCGGAATGTTGGCATTGCGTGACCGCGATGAAGCGAGAAAACATCTTGAGATCTCTCTTGAACTGTGGCCGGAGAATCCGGATGTCCACTCCAACCTCGGCAATTTAGACGCACGAGCGGGTAACTATGAGAGCGCGGTTGGTCATTATCGCGATGCGTTGGCTTTGAATCCCGATCACGCAATCGCTCGCCAGAATTTGAAGGTCGTGACAGAGCTTCGCAGCGTCGAGTCGCCCCCGAGATAA